CCAGGCTGTCGATCAGGGCGATGTTTTCAAGTCGCAGACCGGTGAGCACGGCAGAACCCGGTGGTGATGCCGACCGTAGCGGCGGCTCAGCTCGTTTAGAAGGGGGTGGATAAGGCACCAAGGCCTGTGGCCCAACAAGAACTCGGAGATTTCATCGAAGCCGCCGGTCTGCTCACGTATGACCCGGCAGAAATCACCCGCATTTATGCAGGACACCCCCAGCGACTGATACGGCGTCTGTGGCAGACGCTGGTGCCGATCGGTCTGCTGCTGATCGGCATCGGCTTCGACTGGATCTTCCAGTTGCTGAAGGATCAGCAGCGAGCCAGAAGCCGTGCGCGCGAATGCGCCGAGTTGCTGGTGGATCTGGGTCCTGCCTTCATCAAGGCAGGACAAGCCCTGTCCACACGACCCGACATCGTTCCTCCCGTTCTGCTGGAAGAACTGGCGCAACTGCAAGACCAGCTGCCCGGATTCGACAGTGATCTGGCCATGGCCTGCATCGAGGAGGACCTCGGTGGTCCAGTCGACAGCATCTATGCCGAACTGGATCGTGAGCCGATCTCGGCCGCCTCACTCGGACAGGTCCACAAAGGGGTTTTGAAGGATGGCCAGCGGGTGGCCGTGAAAGTTCAACGCCCGGGACTGCGTGAACAGATCACCCTGGATCTGTACATCGTGCGCAACATCGCCGCCTGGCTGAACAGCAACATCGGTCTGATCCGCAGTGATCTGGTTGCCCTGATCGATGAACTGGGTCAACGGGTGTTCGAGGAGATGGATTACCTCAACGAAGCGGACAACGCGGAGAAATTCTGTGAGCTCCACCGGCACAATCCCCGCATCGCCGTTCCTCGGATCTACCGAGAAGCCACGAGCCGGCGGGTGCTGACGATGGAATGGATCGACGGCGTCAAACTCACCAACCTCGAAGCGGTGCGCGAACTCGGGATCAATCCCGACGACATGGTGGAAGTGGGTGTGAACTGCAGCCTGCAGCAACTTCTGGAACACGGCTTTTTCCACGCTGACCCCCATCCCGGCAATCTCCTGGCCCTCTCCGACGGCCGCCTCTGCTATCTGGATTTCGGGATGATGA
This region of Synechococcus sp. NOUM97013 genomic DNA includes:
- a CDS encoding AarF/ABC1/UbiB kinase family protein — its product is MAQQELGDFIEAAGLLTYDPAEITRIYAGHPQRLIRRLWQTLVPIGLLLIGIGFDWIFQLLKDQQRARSRARECAELLVDLGPAFIKAGQALSTRPDIVPPVLLEELAQLQDQLPGFDSDLAMACIEEDLGGPVDSIYAELDREPISAASLGQVHKGVLKDGQRVAVKVQRPGLREQITLDLYIVRNIAAWLNSNIGLIRSDLVALIDELGQRVFEEMDYLNEADNAEKFCELHRHNPRIAVPRIYREATSRRVLTMEWIDGVKLTNLEAVRELGINPDDMVEVGVNCSLQQLLEHGFFHADPHPGNLLALSDGRLCYLDFGMMSEVTRESRTGLIQAVVHLVNRNFGKLSKDFVSLGFLAEDVNLEPIVPAFETVFSQALEAGVSRMDFKAVTDDLSGVMYKFPFRVPPYYALIIRSLVTLEGIALSVDPDFKILGAAYPYFARRLMEDPDPQLRQSLKEMLFDGDIFRWTRLENLMASAASQDQLDLEVLLDQVLDFLVSANGGMLRHQMVEAAADRLDSLGWMTLQRLGRRLPRLLQPPLLMQAGSEFDQNAYLDLEPIRQLVDVLQQLPGFTPDLLFSRLPRLMREPDARRMGVELAQGLAERGVVRLVRAAAGVSP